One genomic region from Leptolyngbyaceae cyanobacterium JSC-12 encodes:
- a CDS encoding lysophospholipase L1-like esterase (IMG reference gene:2510094520~PFAM: GDSL-like Lipase/Acylhydrolase) produces the protein MKWNNLVILVIALLLLLGGSVLLNVLLYNRAIQYYIALNQTRLDPFGLEAYPATPSPRPNTNQVRVVFFGDSRVAEWPAPKGSRYEFINRGIGSQTSIQTLQRFADHVRPLQPDVIVIQVGVNDLKTIGLFPAQKQAIAAACKRNIQRLVEESQKLDAVVILTTIFPVGEVPLERKPFWSAAIADAVQEVNTFITGLASDQVIVFDTFPILANNQGKLSSQYREDELHLNPQGYAALNQKLLPLLHAIKQKQ, from the coding sequence ATGAAATGGAACAACCTTGTCATTCTCGTCATTGCCCTGTTGCTATTGCTGGGAGGTTCTGTGCTACTGAATGTTCTGCTCTACAACCGGGCAATCCAGTATTACATTGCACTGAACCAAACACGGCTAGATCCCTTTGGGTTAGAGGCTTATCCAGCGACTCCCAGTCCCCGCCCTAATACCAACCAGGTTCGGGTGGTGTTTTTTGGAGATTCCAGAGTGGCTGAATGGCCAGCACCGAAGGGAAGTCGGTACGAGTTTATCAATCGCGGGATTGGTTCCCAAACTTCCATCCAAACGCTTCAACGGTTTGCTGATCATGTACGCCCATTGCAACCAGATGTGATTGTGATTCAAGTTGGCGTGAACGACCTGAAAACGATTGGCTTGTTTCCAGCCCAGAAACAGGCGATCGCGGCTGCCTGCAAACGTAATATTCAACGCCTGGTAGAAGAATCGCAAAAACTGGATGCGGTCGTGATTTTGACGACGATTTTCCCAGTTGGGGAAGTTCCACTAGAGCGAAAACCCTTCTGGTCAGCCGCGATCGCCGATGCTGTGCAAGAGGTAAATACCTTCATCACTGGGTTAGCATCAGACCAGGTAATTGTATTCGACACTTTCCCCATCCTTGCCAATAATCAGGGTAAATTATCGTCGCAATACCGCGAAGACGAACTGCACCTGAACCCACAAGGCTACGCTGCTCTCAACCAAAAACTGCTACCCCTTCTGCATGCAATAAAGCAAAAGCAGTAA